The following proteins are co-located in the Aestuariirhabdus haliotis genome:
- the erpA gene encoding iron-sulfur cluster insertion protein ErpA, with protein sequence MTAQTFIPSLLNLTPKAVEKATDLIEEEGNQDLKLRVFVTGGGCSGFQYGFSFDDEVAEDDTAIESGGVTLLVDALSYQYVVGATVDYMEGLEGSRFVVNNPNASTTCGCGSSFSI encoded by the coding sequence ATGACAGCACAGACGTTTATTCCTTCCCTTCTCAACCTGACCCCTAAAGCGGTAGAGAAGGCAACAGATTTGATTGAGGAAGAGGGGAATCAGGATCTCAAGCTACGTGTCTTTGTGACGGGCGGCGGCTGTTCTGGCTTCCAGTATGGATTTTCTTTTGATGATGAAGTTGCCGAAGATGATACCGCGATAGAGAGTGGTGGTGTCACCCTGCTTGTCGACGCCCTTAGCTATCAATATGTGGTGGGTGCGACGGTCGATTATATGGAAGGCCTGGAAGGGTCTCGTTTTGTCGTCAATAATCCTAACGCATCCACAACCTGCGGCTGTGGATCTTCTTTTTCTATCTAA
- a CDS encoding bactofilin family protein, whose protein sequence is MRRKVKPKAINIEKYGDRTTLIANGTTVNGDLQFEGALQIEGQVIGNVTATEGLVRVADNGFVEGEIRSPHIIINGKVSGDVHSTEHLELAAQAEVNGNVYYKLIEMVMGAQVNGSLEYSPEPHPGEGKESRNKVEEDALEAAEVDPLV, encoded by the coding sequence ATGCGCCGGAAAGTTAAACCCAAAGCGATTAATATCGAAAAATACGGGGATCGCACCACATTGATCGCCAATGGCACCACAGTGAACGGCGATTTGCAGTTTGAAGGAGCGTTGCAGATTGAGGGGCAGGTGATCGGAAATGTTACTGCTACGGAAGGGCTTGTAAGAGTCGCCGATAACGGTTTTGTGGAGGGGGAGATTCGATCTCCTCATATCATCATTAACGGTAAGGTGAGTGGTGATGTGCACTCCACTGAGCATCTGGAGCTAGCCGCTCAAGCTGAAGTTAATGGCAATGTCTATTACAAGTTGATCGAAATGGTCATGGGTGCCCAGGTAAACGGAAGTCTCGAGTATTCTCCAGAGCCCCACCCTGGTGAGGGCAAGGAGAGCCGCAACAAGGTGGAAGAAGATGCACTCGAAGCGGCCGAGGTCGACCCTCTGGTGTAG
- a CDS encoding DUF6776 family protein has protein sequence MIRVTGTKQEHLIVVPDQPGKRLLKKFFYWLLFGAFSVGSFLLGEYLGMQSQQTALVERDLLRVELAQKRAEIEGLTQEVTTLRVGADVDRQSTDNVRLTIKQLEEEKFQLQQDLSFYKNIMAPKSEDKGLRIQKYDLQKTEQIDRFRLKLMLTQVSDNNRLLSGLATVSLVGRQDGIEKSLSLKDVSEQVSVQNIKLGFRYFQNIPGPDERFAELVIPQGFEPDYVLVVAQSRGPKPKRVEQKIPWQFEEAVTDAPES, from the coding sequence ATGATCCGTGTTACAGGAACCAAGCAAGAACACCTGATAGTCGTACCTGATCAGCCAGGCAAACGGTTGCTGAAAAAGTTTTTTTACTGGCTATTGTTTGGCGCGTTCTCGGTTGGCAGCTTTTTGTTGGGAGAATATCTGGGCATGCAGTCCCAGCAAACGGCTCTGGTTGAGCGTGATTTGCTCAGAGTTGAGTTAGCTCAAAAACGAGCAGAAATAGAGGGCTTGACACAAGAAGTGACCACGCTCAGAGTCGGTGCCGATGTCGACCGGCAGTCTACCGACAACGTGCGCCTGACCATCAAGCAGTTAGAAGAGGAGAAGTTTCAGCTGCAGCAGGACCTCTCTTTTTACAAGAATATTATGGCTCCCAAATCAGAAGATAAGGGGCTCAGGATACAGAAATACGATCTGCAAAAAACCGAGCAGATTGATCGATTTCGGCTTAAGTTGATGCTGACCCAGGTCTCCGATAACAATCGACTGTTGTCGGGGTTGGCCACGGTGTCTTTGGTTGGGCGCCAGGATGGAATTGAGAAATCCTTGTCCCTGAAGGATGTGTCAGAGCAGGTCTCAGTACAGAATATTAAGCTGGGCTTTCGCTATTTTCAGAACATTCCCGGGCCCGATGAGCGTTTTGCAGAGCTGGTGATACCGCAAGGTTTTGAACCTGATTATGTGTTGGTGGTTGCTCAATCCAGAGGGCCAAAGCCCAAGCGGGTTGAGCAAAAAATTCCATGGCAGTTTGAGGAGGCAGTAACAGATGCGCCGGAAAGTTAA
- the argC gene encoding N-acetyl-gamma-glutamyl-phosphate reductase, with product MIKVGVVGGTGYTGVELLRLLVTHPQVSLEAVTSRAEQGSPVAAMYPNLRGYTELCFVEPTIEVLSRCDLVFFATPNGIAMQQVPQLLAAGVKVIDLAADFRLKSPAQWMQWYGMEHACTELLDEAVYGLPELNRERIASARLVANPGCYPTAVQLGFLPLLEAGIVDPASLIADTKSGVSGAGRQAKVDALLCETSESLKAYGVSGHRHLPEIEQGLTAISMLAGHNQSPELTFVPHLTPMIRGIHATLYAELSVEGEDLQALFEQRYRNESFVDVLPSGSLPETRSVRGSNYCRIALYRPQGKKRVVVLSVIDNLVKGAAGQAVQNMNIMFGFEEKAGLDLVALMP from the coding sequence ATGATCAAGGTGGGTGTTGTAGGGGGGACTGGGTATACCGGCGTGGAATTACTGCGCCTGTTGGTGACCCATCCCCAGGTATCTCTGGAGGCAGTGACTTCTCGGGCAGAACAAGGGTCACCGGTTGCGGCCATGTACCCCAACCTTCGAGGGTATACCGAACTGTGCTTTGTTGAGCCCACGATTGAGGTACTCAGTCGATGTGATCTGGTCTTTTTTGCCACCCCTAACGGTATCGCTATGCAGCAGGTCCCCCAATTGTTGGCGGCAGGGGTCAAGGTGATTGATCTGGCGGCTGATTTTCGTCTCAAAAGCCCTGCCCAGTGGATGCAGTGGTACGGTATGGAGCATGCGTGCACTGAACTGCTTGATGAGGCTGTTTATGGCTTGCCAGAGCTTAATCGTGAAAGGATTGCTAGTGCACGGCTGGTTGCTAACCCGGGCTGTTATCCGACGGCGGTTCAACTGGGCTTCTTGCCTTTGCTGGAAGCCGGTATTGTTGATCCTGCCAGTTTGATTGCTGATACCAAGTCAGGGGTCAGCGGGGCAGGGCGTCAGGCCAAGGTTGATGCCCTGCTCTGTGAGACGAGTGAGAGTTTGAAGGCTTACGGCGTCTCCGGCCACCGGCATCTTCCGGAAATTGAGCAGGGTTTAACGGCAATCTCCATGCTAGCGGGTCACAATCAGTCCCCGGAATTAACCTTTGTCCCTCATTTAACGCCTATGATTAGAGGTATTCACGCCACGCTCTACGCTGAATTGTCTGTTGAGGGTGAGGATTTACAGGCTTTATTTGAACAACGCTATCGTAACGAATCATTTGTGGATGTTTTGCCTTCAGGATCATTGCCGGAGACTCGTAGTGTTCGGGGCTCGAATTATTGTCGAATCGCACTCTATCGTCCGCAAGGAAAGAAACGGGTGGTGGTGCTTTCCGTGATTGATAACCTGGTCAAGGGGGCGGCCGGGCAGGCGGTACAGAATATGAATATCATGTTTGGTTTTGAAGAAAAGGCCGGCCTTGATCTGGTTGCCCTGATGCCTTAG